Below is a genomic region from Ciona intestinalis chromosome 14, KH, whole genome shotgun sequence.
ACCAACCACCACCTAagcataataataaatttaaaatctgtaaaaaaatacaatttggcTTGTCCGGCGCTGGGCAAAGTGGTTGGCCTGCCTCTTTTCCAGGGGTTATGGATTCAAATCTCGTCGCTACTActattgtaggcgtatgtgtccttgaaaCGTTTTCTCTAAATTAAGATGTAAATCTGCTAGtactttaaaatgttgtaagAAATAGGTACTTCTAACTTTTAACATTGCTAAATTATATTACCAACTCTGCAAACACATAAACATTATCATACAATGAATTGCAAACACAGATTTAGCTGTGGAAGcagttttattctttatgggggAGTTCCTTCAGCAAGGCATGCCAGGGTACCTGGggtttaggtcagagttggccaattactTCTTATGGCACTCGGCAAAAACATCATGTTTTTCGGTTTGGACCTATAGTCGTCAATTGCCGTACTTGacaattataattaaactCATTGATTAAACTAACAAATGAAGCATACTaaggctctgcttgtttgtatagacacttaacagcagggtTAAAACTGGTTtacattttgatttaaaactgtGGTGCTAAATtatgatttgttttaaaagttggagTGACATGCACAGCCAACATTACGTGTATAGCACATATAGTGGTATGGGTTTTGTACAAAGTGTTGGCTTTGTGTAAATTCTTGTTATTTTAGTAGTTCACTCTGTGTGTACACACTTTAAAGAGCTTTAAATGTCACCCATTAccacaagaaaataaaagaacaatttttcgaacaaataaaaatgaagaTGCTAAAATTTGGACTGTACTAAATCatacaatacaataaaattgTCTACCTACCTATAAACATGGCTGTTCCTAGCCAGCAGAGCAAGACAGCAAACGCTGTTGCAAACGGCATTGTTCCAATCGTGATCAAACAATTCACACATCCATCACAGCAACCTggcaaacaaaattttatcggGTGGATCGCTTTGACGCTTACCATACTTTAACAGTGATTTAATACGTTAAAAAAAAGCCAAATAAAAACCCCCTACCTTtcaatataatcacccaccacaaagtaacatgcatggtaactcgtaacttggcacgaggtgtataaaacagaaaacccgtgttataacgcctgtcgttttccggccatgcgaggataaagcaatttattgactttttttatttatctcataCCTGCATCTCTGTATCGAACTTTTTTCCTTTTCGGGGTTGTAGCAACTGTAGTTGCTGGGTGGCTTGTGGTGACCAAGGGGTGTCTTGCTGTTGAAATACtgtttgtcccatcttcattTCTGTGGTCGTAAAATTCTGTCACTTCTCCATTCCTATCAATGTTGTATCCTTGGTACGACTCTGCCTCTACTAAGTCGTGTAAACTGTGTACAGACATTTTTAAATCCAAGTAAAACTGAAACCTTGAATGTACAACAAAAGTAATTggactttaaattaaaaagcaaCATTACATGAACATACTTGATATAtagatttaaaacatatcCTAAGCTATATGagaactttatattttttacaaggtTACAAATACACAAGACGTATTTTTGATAACATTCTACTGTAGATAATGTCAATGGAAGTGGCTTCAAAATAACTGACGCACTTTACATACAAACTGACGTATTAAtcgtattaatattaaaaattaaaacacgcgaacattgttaaaactacattgtacatttcattctttttcCACGAGTTTTCCACAATGTTATCCACTTCCCTTATACCTTAACATTTAACTTTGTACAGGTCCAACGTAGACAGCAAAATACACAATACGACACGGGAAATAAAAGTAGGTTAGGAGAAATTCAAACGTTTTCCTTTGTATGGCAACTCCCGCCTACGTATGTTGGCGCAATACCCATTTtactaaaaagaaaattttaagcATAAGTATTAAAGAAGCTAGttgatgtatttatatttgtatacaaATTATGCTTATGTAGTATTCAGCTGGTTGAGTgaaattgaattaaatattttaccttaaattGATGTTTACACCAGATGTCATCGGATTTAAACACGCTATTTCTATGAAATCGGGAAAGCCCCGACTTTATTGGAtgttcaatttaatttttattttaaatgtaaaatgaattaaaaacagcAGTAATTTTAGAATAAACAATTCGGAGGCGGCAATCTACAGAGGATATTAACATCAAAACAAAATGGCGACCGCTCAGCAACAAGGAAATGCCCCAAACAATTTAGAAACCCAAACGCAAAGCTCTATGCCATTACCCATTATGAAGGTATATaacaataaagttaataaGACGGTAAGCCTGTCACTGGTGgccaataaaaaatgttttcaaaatattctttaGGCCTTAAGTCAATTTTCGATACCAACACcgttttccaaaaaaaaatagacaGAGGGTATCAGTTACAtcgaagaaatattttttgactAAAAATTTAATGCTATAATGAAAATCCTCCTCCGaacttatttgctaaccactaacctctaactactaacccatatagccactaaccccctaaccaccaacctctaacactttccaccagcctattatgtaccggaggattcttcgCCAGTGCCAAAAATGTTACTGGTTACCAGCAACAGTATTACCAATATACCCACTACCCGTCATATTATTAACCATGTCGTTTACCAGTATGTAAGCCAGTACACTGACGAAGCTGTGAAGAGAGGTACAGCTCCCAAACCACCAGCTCCTGTCCGTACTTCATATGAGATGTTTGGGCAAGAATGCCATCAAGATGATGCAATTATAAGACCCCTTGAAACCCAGGTatctaatttaaataaatctaataTAAATAGACTAACCTCAACTTGTGTTGTACTACTGTTGTTCTTCACTGTGAATGGAAAATATTTGAGATCTGACTAAACCCCTTTCTCTGACCAGACATGGCCAATTAATCTCTTAGGTCAAAAACAGTATTTtctcatataaaaaaaatctaagttttttgtttcaatgtcTATTAATTATTTCGCTGCAAAAATtccggtgctagtgaagagtcttccccccacccccaccttatttgctaaccactaacccctataaccatcAACTATTAACCcttataaccactaaccccctaaccatcaacaccttaccccctaacctaggggttaggggttagtggttagcaaataaggtggggggagattctttactagcaccaaaaTTCCATGGTAGGACTATGTTGCCACCCCAAGTTTAGTATCTATTTCCTTAGCCATTTGTATTTTGAATACACAGGGACTGTCTCGCTTACACCCTGAAGTATATGACAAAAGAAACGAGCTGAAAAAGATAAGCGTTTCAATTCTGTGTAGTTTTCTTGACTTGCTTGATGTCCTGGTCAAATCTGGGATGTCCACAGCAAGAGATGAAAAAATTGAAGATTTGAATCTTCTGTTCATTCACATGCACCATCTCATTAATGAATACAGGTGAGTCTgctcaattttaaaaataaatgaataaatgtaacttatttcatCCTTATGTGGCTGAaaactgccgttaagtgtcttgcgagccacaatggtagcagcgacaagccttgaacccattacctggATTACGAGGCGGCCCGCAAACCACTTAGCCACTGCGCTAggaagttgttaaaacatgattataaCTATCTAGTTTGATTGATGCCCTGTTGCTTTTTAGCataaaattggatttttttttctaaccaGGCCTCACCAAGCAAGAGAAACATTGAAAGTAATGATGGCATTGCAGAAGAAGAATATGATAGATGTGAGTGAAACTTTGTGCAAAAACATGGACAAAGCATCAGAGATTCTGCACCAATGTTCACAAGAACTGGCTGCAATGAAAGTAAAGGTAAACTAACAAGATTTAATGAAATGTTtgcactttttaaataaaaataatttaaaaaatattttacaaaaaaaatgcaaaacttgATTTACTCTAAAAATGTACAGTCCCGAgcttttaactaaataataaaatgtaaaacagttACACTCTAAactttaattaagttttagttaaagatttttttttaactttaagctTTAAAAACAGCTTGAGTGTTTGAACATATAACATTGGgtctacattttaaaaatggtttcTAGAACTAGTGTATAAAATTTTGAACTAGTGTTTAAACATAccattaaaaatttttgatcgcaataataaatgtaacatttaaTAGTGGGTTTACCGGACTCGTTTACTGCAGTAGTTTTTACCGGCATTGtggttttaacgactgtcattttattgccaattctttttttttgtataaattaatcTGATTTTtaaggaataaataaaacattatgttatgTTGGTGTGTAAACCgaacatgtttatttttatgtgtcCCTTTACTAATAAcacatttaaattacataaagaTTCTAACAGTAATATGTACCTACCTTAACGGTTGAATTCTTCAGACTGAAGCTTCTACAATTCTACCAAACAACAGCAACCATAGTGAAGGCATTGATTCAATGGACATTGGAAGTGTTTTGGGTTTCGACTCGAGCAGTGTAATTGACCAGTCCAACTCAATGATGGAGGTTGACTCTGGTTACCGTGAGAACAGCCATAATGAGGAAGACACCCAAGATGAGAAAGACATAATAATGTGCAGTTTTGTCGATGGAATGAAGGAATGACGTCAGGTAGTTATTATAGTacacattttgagattcaatcattgttttttgaattatttttataaaatatttatttgtttaataaaagtagtCGATACCATGACAAattggttagcgtgcctgcctctaacccagaggttacaggCTGAAGGTTCCTTGTGTTATGGTTGGCGTTTGTGTCTTTGGACAAGACCCTTAATGGTAATTTCACCAAGcgagtggtcactaatgggcatTGAATTCAGCCGTACAGAATAAACAGTCAACCACAAGGTTGTACACAATACAAGGTAACTCCCTAAGCGGACATGGGCATTCATTCAGTAGTTAGAATAgatgaatttaacttttttatctggAAAATGACTGtagttataagttataaaaaaggtgttctgttttataaacttcatgcccgcttacgagttaccatgcatgtaactttgtgagtaattttttatgtatggcagaAGGACCTGTTTGTTAAGTTACTATCTTACAGTgatatgttaaacaaaaagtgcACTAAAGAAAACAACTTCCAAAGTGCTGCTGCAAGAACGCCAAAGGAAAATGAGAAAGTGCTCAAAATCTGCATCACAACAACTGTTCACACCAGACCAATGAAACTTTTGATAAGCTTTGTAATACTCAAGTGTAATAAAATTCAATCTAGCAGTGTACAgtgaaaaattaatgaaactAAACCGTGAAATGTTGGATGCTTATCTTCTTTTATTCATTTGCAGTTTCTTTTTCTGCAAGAAATttcattataatttttttgtgtaaatcataaaaaaatgaatatttcatattttggtatgttttatgatttaaGCTTTTTTACCAAGAGTTTTAGAAAGTTTAAGCTAAAAACGACGGTTCTccagttttataaagtttatacGGTAAGTCAGACAGATGTTATCGCTATGCCACTAAGGCTTAATCAGAAATAAACTTATTCTAAAACAttgatataaattaataatatttttgtcgTCGCGttgtggggcaacgacagtcgttataacacggtgttctgtttcatacacctcgttaccgctttcaagttaccacgtatatgtacatttatgactgacaaaaaaaaaacggaaacggtcgttataatacggtgttttgtttcatacaccgcgtgcccgctttacgagttaccacgtaagtAACTTTATCGATAATTATTCTGGCTGAAAAATTGCTCACTAAAAtgataatgttaaatatatcttCCATACTAAATGCCTCCTACCCAAAACTCTGGAGTATCGCAGAAAATTGTCGATCACTTTTTTGTTACTCTGCTGGTTGAGAAGTTTTAGCAAGTCAGGTTTACTATAACGGTTCTGGTACGCTTTCtcatatgacgtcattcctTTGATCTGCTCTTGATTCTTAACATGGTCCTTGGTTACGGTCGGTACTGGCgaagaattatttaaaatataaattggggtgggaaaagatgggacacctttagcacataatatctaaacNNNNNNNNNNNNNNNNNNNNNNNNNNNNNNNNNNNNNNNNNNNNNNNNNNATAAATATTTACCCTAAATGATGTTACACCAGAGTCATCGATTTAACACGCTGTTCTATGAAATCGGGAAGCCCCGACTTTATTGGATGttcaatttaatttgtattttaaatgtaaaatgaattaaaaacagcAGTAATTTTAGAATAAACAATTCGGAGGCGGCAATCTACAGAGGATATTAACATCAAAACAAAATGGCGACCGCTCAGCAACAAGGAAATGCCCCAAACAATTTAGAAACCCAAACGCAAAGCTCTATGCCATTACCCATTATGAAggtatataacaatataagtTAATAAGACGGTAAGCCTGTCACTGGTGgccaataaaaaatgttttcaaaatattctttaGGCCTTAAGTCAATTTTTGATACCAACACCAGAGTTCTTCCAAAAAAATAGACAGAGGGTATCAGTTACACCgaagaaatgttttttgacTAAAAATTTAATGCTATAATGAAAAATCCTCCTCCAaacttatttgctaaccactaacctctaactactaacccctatagccattaaccccctaaccacccacctctaacacttcccaccagcctattatgtaccggaggattcCTCGCTAGTGCCAAAAATGTTACTGGTTACCACTGTTACCAGCAACAGTATTACCAATATACCCACTACTCGTCATATTATTAACCATGTCGTTTACCAGTATGTAAGCCAGTACACTGACGAAGCTGTGAAGAGAGGTACAGCTCCCAAACCCCCAGCTCCTGTACGTACTTCATATGAGATGTTTGGGCAGGAATGCCATCAAGATGATGCAATTATAAGACCCCTTGAAACCCAGGTatctaatttaaataaatctaataTAGATAGACTAAACTCAACTTGTGGTGTACTACTGTTGTTCTTCACTGTGAATGGAAAATATTTGAGATCTGACTAAACCCCTTTCTCTGACCTGACATGGCCAATTAACCTCTTAGGTCAAAAACAGTATTTTCTCttatgaaacaaatcttaGTTTTTGGTTTCAATGTCCATTGATTATTTCGCTGCAAAAATtccggtgctagtgaagagtcttcctccccccaccttatttacCCCtaggttagtggttagcaaataagttggggggggggagattcttcactagcaccaaaattCCATGGTAGGACTATGTTGCCACCCCAAGTTTAGTATCTATTTCCTCAGCCATTTGTACTTTAAATACACAGGGTCTGTCTCGCTTACACCCTGAAGTATATGACAAAAGAAACGAGCTGAAAAAGATAAGCGTCTCAATTCTGTGTAGTTTTCTTGACTTGCTTGATGTCTTGGTCAAATCTGGAATGTCCACAGCAAGAGATGAAAAAATAGAGGATTTGAATCTTCTGTTCATTCACATGCACCATCTCATTAATGAATACAGGTGAGTCTgctcaattttaaaaataaatgaataaatgtaacttatttcatCCTTATGTGGCTGAaaactgccgttaagtgtcttgcgagccacaatggtagcagcgacaagccttgaacccattacctggATTACGAGGCGACCCGCAAACCACTTAGCCACGGCACTAggaagttgttaaaacatgattataaCTATCTAGTTTGATTGATGCCCTGTTGCTTTTTAGCataaaattggatttttttttctaaccaGGCCTCACCAAGCAAGAGAAACATTGAAAGTAATGATGGCATTGCAGAAGAAGAATATGATAGATGTGAGTGAAACTTTGTGCAAAAACATGGACAAAGCATCAGAGATTCTGCACCAATGTTCACAAGAACTGGCTGCAATGAAAGTAAAGGTAAACTAACAAGATTTAATGAAATGTTtgcactttttaaataaaaataatttaaaaaatattttacaaaaaaaatgcaaaacttgATTTACTCTAAAAATGTACAGTCCCGAgcttttaactaaataataaaatgtaaaacagttACACTCTAAactttaattaagttttagttaaagatttttttttaactttaagctTTAAAAACAGCTTGAGTGTTTGAACATATAATATTGGgtctacattttaaaaatggtttttaGAACTAGTGTATAAAATTTTGAACTAGTGTTTAAACATAccattaaaaatttttgatcgcaataataaatgtaacatttaaTAGTGGGTTTACCGGACTCGTTTACTGCAGTAGTTTTTACCGGCATTGtggttttaacgactgtcattttattgccaattctttttttttgtataaattaatcTGATTTTTagggaataaataaaacattatgttatgTTGGTGTGTAAACCgaacatgtttatttttatgtgtcCCTTTACTAATAACACATTTAAGTTACATAAAGATTCTAACAGTAATATGTACCTACCTTAACGGTTGAATTCTTCAGACTGAAGCTTCTACAATTCTACCAAATAACAGCAACCACAGTGAAGGCATTGATTCAATGGACATTGGAAGTGTTTTGGGTTTCGACTCGAGCAGTGTAATTGACCAGTCCAACTCAATGATGGAGGTTGACTCTGGTTACCGTGAGAACAGCCATAATGAGGAAGACACCCAAGATGAGAAAGACATAATAATGTGCAGTTTTGTCGATGGAATGAAGGAATGACGTCAGGTAGTTATTATAGTacacattttgagattcaatcattgttttttgaattatttttataaaatatttatttgtttaataaaagtagtCGATACCATGACAAattggttagcgtgcctgcctctaactcaAGAGGTTACAGGCTGAAGGCTCGTTGTGTTATGGTTGGCGTTTGTGTCTTTGGACAAGACCCTTAATGGTAATTTCACCAAGcgagtggtcactaatgggcatTGAATTCAGCCGTACAGAATAAACAGTCAACCACAAGGTTGTACACAATACAAGGTAACTCCCTAAGcgggcatggggtgtatgaaacagaacatctagtgttgtaacaattaaataaatctagttgcattcattcagtAGTTAGAAtagataaatttaacttttttatctggAAAATGACTGtagttataagttataaaaaaggtgttatgttttataaacttcatgcccgcttacgagtttccatgtatgtaactttgtgagtaattttttatgtatgacagAAGAACCTGTTTGTTAAGTTACTATCTTACAGTgatatgttaaacaaaaagtgcACTAAAGAAAACAACTTCAAAAGTGCTGCTGCAAGAACGCCAAAGGAAAATGAGAAAGTGCTCAAAATCTGCATCACAACATCGTTCACACCAGACCaatgaaacttttaataaGCTTTGTAATACTCAAGTGTAATAAAATTCAATCTAGCAGTGTACAgtgaaaaattaatgaaactAAATCGTGAAATGTTGGATGCTTATCTTCTTTTATTCATTTGCAGTTTCTTTTTCTGCAAGAAATttcattataattttttgtgtaaatcataaaaaaatgaatatttcatattttggtatgttttatgatttaaGCTTTTTACCAAGAGTTTTAGAAAGTTTAAGCTAAATATGACGGTTCTCCATACAGTTTATACGGTAAGTCAGACAGATGTTATCGCTATGCCACTAAGGCTTAATCAGAAATGAACTTATTCTAAAACAGCGATATGAACTAATAATACTTTTTATCGTCGCGTGGTggtgcaacgacagtcgttataacacggtgttctgtttcatatacctcgttaccgctttcaagttaccacgtatatgtacatttatgactgacaaataaaaaacggaaacggtcgttataatacggtgttatgtttcatacaccgcgtgcccgctttacgagttaccacgtaagtAACTTTATCGATAATTATTCTGGCTGAAAAATTGCTCACTAAAAtgataatgttaaatatatcttCCATACTAAATGCCTCCTACCCAAAACTCTGGAGTATCGCAGAAAATTGTCGATCACTTTTTTGTTACTCTGCTGGTTGAGAAGTTTTAGCAAGTCAGGTTTACTATAACGGTTCTGGTACGCTTTCtcatatgacgtcattcctTTGATCTGCTCTTGATTCTTAACATGGTCCTTAGTTACGGTCGGTACTGGCgaagaattatttaaaatataaattggggtgggaaaagatgggacacctttagcacataatatctaaacatcctgatcgtgttttaaacatttaacaacggtctatgggagtcgtgaggataccgttttataattatttgattgttctttgtttactactaaacgggacgaaaacatagaacaaaaaggtgtcccacttttaccaccctactatatgttatgtgATGTGATGATTACAGTAGgctggagaaagatgggatacctttatcattctattttcttgtcccatttggtagcaaataaagaacatttaaagaattataaaaccatatcttcacgactctcatagaccgttgttaattatttaaaacaagataaggAATTTTTGCTattatgctaaaggtgtcccgtcttcccccaccgtactatattaTGTAGTTACCTGCACCGAGCGCTGCAAtgcctttatttttattacatccATATCTTGTAACGTTTCCTGTTAGTTCTGGTTGCTGGTGAGGTTTAGTGTATGATAACCTTACAGTTGTGTCTAGAGGACGACGGATGCTGGATCTCCAATCTGCTGGTGCGTCGATCGCTTCTTTGACCTGGTATCCTGAAAAACatgttgttgtaaaaacatgtatagtagggtggaagaaattgggacacttttcattctattttctcgttcaatttggtagtacagaaagaacttttaaagaattataaaaccgtatccttacgactcccatatagaccgttgtgttttgtttaaaacagttttcatGCACTTACCTTGTGGGATGCCTAAGTAGTCGTTCTGATATGTAGATTTCAACTGATCCTTCAGTATTTGGTCCATTACACCATCGCTTAATTCTCTGTAATTAAGATGGTCCGCTGTAGCTGTGGTCATGCCttcttttgatttgtttggtAGGCGCCATATCATGAAGGACTGAAACGTGAACAAAATTgactataaataaaagtcacatatttatcctggcgtggAGACCAAGAaaagtggttataacacgggtgttctgtttcatgcaccaaGTATGTAACGCTTCTACGATTTACCACGTTTACagcgcttacaagttaccacgtatgtaacgcttacgagttaccacgtatggaaCGCCtacgagttgccacgtatgtaacgcCTACGACTTACCACGTATTGtaacgcttacgagttaccacgtatgtaacgcctacgagttaccacgtatgtaacgcttacgaattaccacgtatgtaacgcttacgagttaccacgtatgtaacgcttacgagttaccaagtatttaacgttttttaatttaacatttttttcatacaaatGTTCGCTTTCAttctttagcacattatacgTTTGCCTTTAATTATAGCGTAACAGGTAAGACGTTATATTAAATAGGCTTTACAATACAATATCGCTTTTATAAGCGACGCTGAAGTGTCCATTTCCCACCTATTGTTAAAAGCTATTGTCAAAACACCATTAACGCGTACATTGAATACCATATGTGTCAAGCATTGTAGCGTAAAAAATTGATACAAAACACAGACCTTAAGAGTATTGGCTTATGACATATGCTGGTTGTATCTGTTAACTGGAAGAAGATGTTTAGTTCATTATGTCTTAACCTACATACGCCAAACCAAGTTTAAAGGTTGAGAATTAtgttctgtatatatatataaatataaaaaatgttttttataggTATATCCTGGAATACGCAGCATAATTAAAgagaactgtggggtaagaatGGACACCTTCAACGCATAACAtctaaatatccggatcgtgttttaaacaattaacaacggtctatgataTTTGTGaggattttataattctttgaaagttatttgtttactaccaaattggaagagaaatagaataaaaaggcgtcccatcttttcccatcctactatattaaataaatatgactttcagttattttttttgagtGGCGGGGTAAGAGTCG
It encodes:
- the LOC100177424 gene encoding mediator of RNA polymerase II transcription subunit 7-like, yielding MATAQQQGNAPNNLETQTQSSMPLPIMKYVSQYTDEAVKRGTAPKPPAPVRTSYEMFGQECHQDDAIIRPLETQGLSRLHPEVYDKRNELKKISVSILCSFLDLLDVLVKSGMSTARDEKIEDLNLLFIHMHHLINEYRPHQARETLKVMMALQKKNMIDVSETLCKNMDKASEILHQCSQELAAMKVKTEASTILPNNSNHSEGIDSMDIGSVLGFDSSSVIDQSNSMMEVDSGYRENSHNEEDTQDEKDIIMCSFVDGMKE
- the LOC100179769 gene encoding mediator of RNA polymerase II transcription subunit 7, whose product is MATAQQQGNAPNNLETQTQSSMPLPIMKYVSQYTDEAVKRGTAPKPPAPVRTSYEMFGQECHQDDAIIRPLETQGLSRLHPEVYDKRNELKKISVSILCSFLDLLDVLVKSGMSTARDEKIEDLNLLFIHMHHLINEYRPHQARETLKVMMALQKKNMIDVSETLCKNMDKASEILHQCSQELAAMKVKTEASTILPNNSNHSEGIDSMDIGSVLGFDSSSVIDQSNSMMEVDSGYRENSHNEEDTQDEKDIIMCSFVDGMKE
- the LOC100179821 gene encoding testis-expressed protein 26 isoform X3, with amino-acid sequence MADIGRRRIEDPYLTTHESEFPGYATGLYAEATRPMSSKGFTAPYRISDPVGSTTCQNEFSWKSEKRVEPIRSGTSSGNRNNNPHPHESFMIWRLPNKSKEGMTTATADHLNYRELSDGVMDQILKDQLKSTYQNDYLGIPQGYQVKEAIDAPADWRSSIRRPLDTTVRLSYTKPHQQPELTGNVTRYGCNKNKGIAALGAVPTVTKDHVKNQEQIKGMTSYEKAYQNRYSKPDLLKLLNQQSNKKVIDNFLRYSRVLEKETANE